Proteins from one bacterium genomic window:
- a CDS encoding glycosyltransferase translates to MIYSHDTFGLGHFRRCLKLAREFSRQAGDSTTLLMTGSPLAHRFSLPDRADYIKLPAVVKTGVDEYAARSLHADIDDIIRLRASLIETAARQFGPTVLLVDHAPLGLKGEILPTLKRLRKRADVTAVLGLRDVIDEPDWIRAQWRHNGTYEALDALFDRIIVYGHSNIFDTVGEYCLPPSAQYCGYLAGDADPAAEGATVDSDARPYVLVTVGGGEDGRHIVDAFLEMLRRHRGDVGFDTVLLPGPLLPADAIVEIEQCAQGLPVTVRSFVDNVPALMKKASCVVSMGGYNAVAELLAYAQDALIIPRESPRREQLIRAHRLHQMGIVRMLRVSDLTCENLYRATRGILDAPASALDSARRDGHVRTDGAKQAVRIVLESAIAIGKGDGQ, encoded by the coding sequence ATGATCTATTCGCACGATACGTTTGGGCTGGGGCATTTCCGTCGCTGCCTGAAGCTGGCCCGCGAATTCAGCCGGCAGGCCGGCGACAGCACGACCCTGCTGATGACGGGCTCGCCGTTGGCGCACCGCTTCTCCCTGCCCGACCGCGCCGATTACATCAAGCTGCCCGCGGTGGTCAAGACCGGCGTGGACGAGTACGCGGCGCGTTCGCTCCATGCGGATATCGACGACATCATACGGTTGCGCGCCTCGCTCATCGAAACCGCGGCCCGACAGTTCGGGCCCACCGTGCTGCTCGTCGACCATGCGCCCCTGGGGTTGAAAGGCGAAATCCTCCCGACCCTGAAACGGCTCCGGAAGCGTGCCGACGTGACGGCGGTGCTCGGACTGCGCGATGTGATCGATGAGCCGGACTGGATACGCGCGCAATGGCGCCACAACGGCACCTATGAGGCGCTGGACGCGCTGTTCGATCGGATCATTGTGTATGGGCATTCCAACATCTTCGACACGGTCGGCGAGTACTGCCTGCCGCCATCGGCGCAGTACTGCGGTTACCTGGCCGGAGACGCCGACCCCGCGGCCGAGGGAGCAACGGTCGACTCGGACGCCAGGCCGTACGTTCTCGTCACCGTCGGCGGCGGGGAGGATGGACGGCACATTGTCGATGCGTTCCTGGAGATGTTGCGCCGCCATCGCGGCGACGTCGGTTTTGACACCGTTCTGCTGCCCGGCCCCCTGCTCCCCGCGGACGCTATCGTTGAAATCGAACAGTGCGCACAAGGGCTGCCCGTGACAGTCCGCTCATTCGTGGACAATGTCCCGGCGTTGATGAAAAAAGCCTCCTGTGTCGTGTCGATGGGAGGGTACAACGCCGTCGCGGAGTTGCTCGCGTATGCGCAAGACGCGCTGATCATTCCCCGCGAATCCCCCCGGCGCGAGCAGTTGATCCGCGCTCATCGCCTCCACCAGATGGGCATCGTGCGTATGTTGAGGGTGTCGGACTTGACATGTGAGAATCTCTACCGCGCGACGCGCGGCATTCTCGACGCGCCCGCCTCAGCGCTGGACTCCGCCCGTCGCGATGGCCACGTGCGCACCGACGGCGCGAAGCAGGCTGTCCGCATTGTGCTGGAGTCAGCCATCGCCATTGGAAAAGGGGACGGACAGTGA
- a CDS encoding UDP-glucose/GDP-mannose dehydrogenase family protein translates to MRSNATSGIGAIDIAGTQSRVTELSWLTRAENVAPSTGTSVCVIGGGFVGLVTAACLAQTGHSVVCVEKDAQRAADLSAGRIPIYEQSLPQLVRANLERDRLRFTTDLRQAVAGQDILVITVGTPSGADGRADLTALDTLISDLGPILAAGQIVTIKSTVPVGTAARVRRMLNPHDDGAEPIPVVSNPEFLREGTAVYDFFHPQRVVVGASCPDAADRVVQTYRAGLARPAPIVVTSNETAELIKYASNVYLATRLSFVNELSSVCDALAIDIGDVAYAMGLDPRIGAEYFDAGPGFGGSCLPKDLDAFISFSERNGAKLELAPAVKAANERQLERVLAKIRLAAGGSLAQQRIGILGLSFKAQTQDMRDSPAKSIIEMLLQQQALVQAYDPVAMDEARRVLPQITLCHRAEDVASGASVVAVMTEWPEFQLLDWRLVHDRMLRPVIVDARNHLSPETLQRAGFEYIGMGRR, encoded by the coding sequence ATGCGGTCAAATGCCACCTCTGGAATCGGTGCAATCGACATCGCCGGCACGCAGTCGCGTGTGACGGAACTAAGCTGGTTGACCCGGGCAGAAAATGTCGCGCCCTCGACCGGCACAAGCGTCTGCGTCATCGGCGGCGGATTTGTGGGATTGGTGACGGCCGCTTGCCTGGCGCAGACCGGGCATAGCGTGGTCTGCGTCGAAAAGGACGCACAGAGAGCCGCGGATCTCTCGGCGGGACGAATTCCGATCTACGAGCAGAGTTTGCCGCAATTGGTGCGCGCCAATCTCGAGCGTGACCGGTTGCGCTTCACGACCGATCTCCGCCAAGCCGTTGCCGGGCAGGACATTCTGGTTATCACCGTGGGCACCCCGTCCGGCGCCGATGGCCGAGCCGACTTGACGGCCCTGGATACTTTGATAAGTGACCTGGGCCCGATCCTCGCCGCCGGGCAAATCGTGACGATCAAAAGCACGGTTCCGGTCGGCACGGCGGCGCGTGTCCGCCGCATGCTGAACCCCCATGACGATGGAGCGGAGCCGATTCCCGTCGTCAGCAATCCCGAATTCCTGCGCGAAGGCACGGCGGTCTATGATTTCTTCCACCCGCAGCGCGTTGTGGTGGGGGCGTCGTGTCCCGACGCCGCCGACCGCGTCGTGCAGACGTACCGGGCGGGCTTGGCGCGCCCCGCGCCCATCGTTGTGACGAGCAATGAAACGGCCGAACTAATCAAGTACGCATCCAATGTCTACCTGGCGACCCGACTCTCCTTCGTCAATGAGCTATCGTCGGTCTGTGATGCGCTCGCCATCGATATCGGCGATGTCGCCTATGCGATGGGGTTGGATCCCCGTATTGGCGCGGAATACTTCGACGCCGGCCCGGGATTCGGTGGTTCCTGCCTGCCCAAGGACCTCGACGCGTTCATTTCCTTCTCGGAACGTAACGGCGCCAAACTCGAATTGGCCCCCGCGGTGAAGGCGGCAAATGAGCGGCAGCTGGAGCGGGTCCTGGCGAAGATTCGACTCGCCGCGGGCGGGAGTCTCGCCCAACAACGCATCGGTATACTCGGCCTGTCCTTCAAAGCCCAGACACAGGACATGCGCGACTCACCCGCCAAAAGCATCATCGAGATGCTGTTGCAACAGCAGGCGCTCGTTCAAGCCTACGATCCGGTGGCGATGGACGAGGCGCGCAGGGTTCTGCCCCAAATCACGCTGTGCCATCGGGCCGAAGATGTCGCCAGCGGAGCCAGCGTCGTCGCTGTCATGACCGAATGGCCCGAATTCCAGCTGCTGGACTGGCGATTGGTGCACGATCGAATGCTTCGGCCGGTGATCGTCGACGCGCGCAATCACCTGAGCCCCGAAACGCTGCAGCGCGCCGGTTTTGAATACATCGGGATGGGACGTCGTTGA
- a CDS encoding glycosyltransferase family 4 protein, whose translation MSDTLRIGYVVRMFPRFSETFVLQEILELERQGADVTIFSMLKPNEGRFHPALSSLRARVIYLDEREAKRWWTWLPEEWPALASDRDRLWTLVEEVTLRGNGSELDLVFWGALLAAKARSLALDALHAHFASAAASLAYYAHRISGINYSFTAHAKDIFTESIDRDFLTTKINAARFIVTVSEFNRRFLIEEHPGVSAERIRVLYNGINREFFSPANATPREQPALILSIGRLVAKKGFADLIRACGELKRRNLHFRCLIVGQGREEAALRELVSALGLDDRVGFAGARHQEEVRDLMRLATVLCLPCRRDSDGNQDALPTVLLEAMACGLPVISTRLSGIPEIIDDGADGLLVDPESPTQVADALESILDAGDRWTRLREGGLRKAAARFDIQRNVSVLHGWLKERAGERGRSIPAGADVQIPPQRGRS comes from the coding sequence GTGAGCGATACGCTTCGCATCGGCTACGTCGTCCGCATGTTCCCGCGGTTCTCCGAAACGTTTGTGCTGCAGGAGATCCTCGAACTGGAGCGGCAGGGCGCCGACGTCACGATCTTTTCCATGCTGAAGCCAAACGAAGGGCGGTTTCACCCGGCGCTGTCGAGTCTGCGCGCCCGGGTCATCTATCTCGATGAACGCGAGGCAAAGCGGTGGTGGACCTGGCTGCCGGAGGAGTGGCCGGCACTGGCCTCCGACCGCGATCGGCTGTGGACGTTGGTGGAGGAGGTCACGCTGCGGGGCAACGGCAGCGAGTTGGATCTGGTCTTTTGGGGCGCGCTGCTGGCCGCGAAGGCGCGGTCGCTGGCGCTGGATGCCCTGCATGCCCACTTCGCCTCGGCGGCCGCCTCTTTGGCCTACTACGCCCACCGCATCAGCGGCATCAACTACAGCTTCACGGCGCATGCGAAGGACATTTTCACCGAGTCGATTGATCGCGACTTCCTGACAACGAAGATCAACGCGGCGCGCTTCATTGTCACCGTGTCCGAGTTCAACCGCCGGTTTCTCATCGAGGAACACCCCGGCGTGTCCGCCGAGCGCATCCGCGTGCTCTACAATGGGATCAATCGTGAGTTCTTCTCGCCGGCAAACGCCACTCCGCGCGAGCAACCGGCGCTGATTCTGTCGATCGGACGTCTGGTGGCAAAAAAGGGGTTCGCGGACCTGATCCGCGCCTGCGGCGAACTGAAGCGCCGCAACCTCCACTTTCGCTGCCTGATCGTCGGCCAGGGGCGCGAAGAAGCCGCGTTGCGCGAACTGGTTTCCGCGCTGGGACTTGACGACCGGGTCGGTTTTGCCGGCGCACGGCATCAAGAGGAGGTGCGCGATCTGATGCGCCTTGCCACGGTGCTCTGCCTCCCCTGCCGGCGCGACAGCGATGGGAATCAAGACGCTTTGCCAACGGTGCTCCTCGAGGCGATGGCTTGCGGACTGCCCGTGATATCGACGCGCTTGTCGGGCATTCCGGAGATCATCGATGATGGGGCCGACGGCCTGTTGGTCGATCCAGAATCGCCGACGCAGGTCGCCGATGCGCTGGAGAGCATCCTCGACGCCGGCGATCGGTGGACGCGGCTCCGGGAGGGCGGGCTCCGCAAGGCGGCCGCTCGTTTCGACATTCAGCGTAACGTCTCCGTGCTCCATGGCTGGCTGAAGGAACGCGCCGGAGAGCGCGGCCGTTCGATCCCAGCCGGCGCGGATGTTCAGATCCCGCC